A genome region from Bacillota bacterium includes the following:
- a CDS encoding helix-turn-helix transcriptional regulator, whose amino-acid sequence MAFASNRSEYHWDCLRPVAGEVLSRSYIGAVERGRVNPTLDKLKLIAERLGKPVSFFVPDEQELLSDRLEAMLNQARALVGAKEWTQAKALFDECQQACSQVVRPCVRALYLEVRAEIELYGAGVLKAVDSYKAAAQAYKDASLTASAWKCLYTSAMQLYLANHVSYASFVALKTLETIEPDEGLVDELAKTHYLIGCCYAALGNSTGASEHFSQEDVEEWEHLKDNWAITKCSLLRNPDEVMKVVSLFSQSFIKLARYRDAADVLSFGAELLEQQGRPKEALELMKAACDLYKRRPQ is encoded by the coding sequence TTGGCCTTCGCATCAAACAGGTCAGAATATCATTGGGACTGTCTCAGGCCGGTAGCAGGCGAAGTGCTCTCTCGTTCGTACATAGGAGCCGTAGAAAGAGGCAGGGTCAATCCTACACTGGATAAGCTCAAATTGATTGCTGAACGGTTAGGCAAGCCTGTTTCGTTCTTTGTGCCAGACGAGCAGGAGCTCCTGTCTGACAGGTTAGAGGCAATGCTTAACCAGGCCAGGGCCTTAGTAGGGGCTAAAGAATGGACACAGGCGAAGGCTCTGTTTGACGAGTGTCAGCAAGCTTGCAGTCAGGTAGTTCGTCCCTGTGTTCGCGCACTCTATTTGGAGGTCAGGGCTGAGATTGAGCTTTACGGGGCGGGCGTGCTTAAGGCTGTAGATTCCTACAAGGCAGCAGCACAAGCCTATAAGGATGCCAGTCTGACAGCTTCAGCATGGAAGTGCCTGTACACCTCAGCTATGCAACTGTATTTGGCAAACCATGTAAGTTACGCGAGCTTTGTGGCGCTGAAAACTCTAGAAACCATTGAACCTGACGAGGGTCTTGTCGATGAACTGGCGAAGACCCACTATCTGATAGGATGTTGCTACGCAGCCCTCGGTAATAGCACCGGCGCAAGCGAGCATTTTTCACAGGAAGACGTCGAGGAGTGGGAGCATTTAAAAGACAATTGGGCTATAACCAAGTGTTCATTACTGCGAAACCCTGACGAAGTAATGAAAGTAGTGTCCCTCTTTTCCCAGTCATTCATTAAGCTTGCCCGCTACAGGGATGCTGCCGATGTACTGAGTTTTGGTGCTGAACTGCTAGAGCAGCAGGGCCGACCCAAGGAGGCCCTTGAGCTGATGAAAGCTGCCTGCGACCTGTATAAGAGAAGACCACAGTAG
- a CDS encoding helix-turn-helix transcriptional regulator, with translation MVGAKIRKARKEAGLTQAQLAGTELSRSLISEIERNKRNLSTATLHILAQKLNKPLEYFVVEWRVSGAERALLLINHAHACIEIGDSEGIRLALDALKGFGALPDDVKARMHELIAWHEQKEGRPLGAVNHALTAEVLFAAEGRRDKQWYCCYLAAHATYASGLYSQALEMCNKALGIFRSAEDMPSKRQLTLYLLGSIYFALGKIESAQKCYTEIAASDGEEDKRSLLQAYHGKAICAQQLGNTVEALRWAEQAALQAEQCRDMEFYASSLITWGSCLVKMGHNDKALAVLWNIDNDSRFAAHIAHTARRELLLCLAEQDPYPGVICISLEQYLSAVLLVAPKQGGYEDTKTQWAVAKSRLRRAAKGDIVSVIQQFASLFLALSHSARAAEVLAYGASLMERNNDSHAAYTLLKEAYRLRRDTAVEVGSL, from the coding sequence GTGGTAGGGGCGAAGATTCGCAAAGCGCGCAAAGAAGCGGGACTAACCCAGGCCCAACTAGCGGGGACCGAGCTATCCCGCTCTTTGATTAGCGAGATTGAGCGCAATAAGCGCAACCTGTCAACTGCGACACTGCATATACTGGCGCAAAAGCTCAATAAGCCGCTGGAGTATTTCGTGGTTGAGTGGAGAGTGTCAGGCGCCGAGAGGGCCCTGCTGCTCATCAACCACGCTCACGCCTGTATCGAGATCGGCGATAGTGAGGGCATCCGACTAGCCCTAGATGCGCTGAAAGGGTTCGGAGCTTTGCCAGATGACGTTAAAGCTCGTATGCATGAGCTGATAGCGTGGCATGAGCAAAAGGAGGGTAGGCCCCTAGGTGCCGTTAACCATGCGCTGACGGCTGAAGTGCTGTTTGCGGCGGAGGGGCGGCGCGACAAGCAGTGGTACTGCTGCTATCTCGCAGCACACGCAACCTATGCCTCAGGCTTGTACTCGCAGGCGCTGGAGATGTGCAACAAGGCGCTTGGCATATTTAGAAGTGCAGAAGACATGCCAAGTAAACGACAACTAACGCTGTATCTGCTCGGAAGCATTTACTTCGCGCTTGGCAAGATTGAATCGGCGCAAAAGTGCTATACAGAGATTGCAGCCTCTGACGGCGAGGAAGACAAGCGGAGCTTGCTTCAGGCCTACCACGGTAAAGCCATATGTGCACAACAGCTAGGAAATACCGTAGAGGCGCTCAGGTGGGCCGAACAAGCCGCGCTACAGGCAGAGCAGTGCCGCGATATGGAGTTTTACGCCTCCTCGTTGATCACTTGGGGGTCGTGCCTTGTTAAAATGGGGCATAACGATAAGGCCCTAGCAGTGCTGTGGAACATTGACAATGACTCTCGTTTTGCCGCTCACATTGCGCACACCGCGCGCCGAGAGCTTCTTCTTTGCCTAGCCGAACAAGACCCCTACCCAGGGGTGATATGTATTTCGCTAGAGCAGTATCTGTCGGCCGTGCTCTTAGTCGCACCCAAGCAGGGGGGTTATGAAGACACAAAGACGCAGTGGGCAGTGGCTAAAAGCCGGCTAAGGAGGGCTGCGAAGGGCGACATTGTGTCCGTGATACAACAGTTCGCTTCACTTTTTCTTGCCCTAAGCCACAGTGCCCGCGCGGCAGAAGTGCTGGCCTATGGGGCATCCCTAATGGAGCGGAATAACGACTCTCACGCGGCCTACACCCTGCTGAAAGAAGCATATAGGTTACGCAGGGATACCGCCGTCGAAGTGGGATCCCTATAG
- a CDS encoding YcaO-like family protein gives MNEVCQQIPGRACSPDQALELAYSELELLRYRVKIHTYGERLVTSCCYLYDQNGNYLSDGLGKGIGIQSKVSAIYEALEHYLSRPICGPHLKLGDQIAWSNVRQLPCIDTLVNDKAVELLLRHHPDRELPCRAFQSFDTAQGILHPLILTVPDYFDARLPNDKFDYTQISRYSSGNGTAFGTSFVEAAVHALNERIERDAESLFYIRTFLRSSPEPLRLIDPNSLPPELKSLWDETNELAMGQLVGLDITSDLGVPTFCIMFPRPDGIGNYRGCGCSLSREYALERALLEAVQDYHMYQEFASKYLEEQATFLRRLDGFPKYQKCLQGSIGELIRQGHWELTEFENIKSTQVSRCVEDHLNELLKRLAGNGFRAFYSVSYSSPSGLTCLNVLIPGLECFHLVKVGNAILPNKRGTAALHVSRRPSGHQAD, from the coding sequence ATGAATGAGGTTTGCCAACAGATCCCAGGGCGAGCTTGTTCGCCTGACCAAGCACTTGAGCTGGCCTATTCTGAGTTGGAATTACTACGTTACCGAGTGAAAATACATACATACGGCGAGAGGCTAGTTACATCGTGTTGTTATTTATATGACCAAAATGGCAACTACTTATCAGATGGACTCGGCAAAGGGATTGGAATACAATCCAAAGTCAGCGCAATTTATGAGGCACTTGAACACTATCTTAGTAGACCTATATGTGGCCCTCACTTAAAATTAGGGGATCAGATAGCCTGGTCAAACGTACGTCAATTGCCATGCATTGACACCTTAGTTAATGATAAGGCCGTCGAACTTTTGCTTCGCCATCATCCGGATAGAGAACTGCCGTGTCGAGCATTTCAGAGTTTTGATACCGCCCAAGGAATTCTGCATCCTCTAATCCTCACTGTCCCAGATTACTTTGATGCCAGATTACCCAACGATAAGTTTGACTACACACAGATATCAAGGTATTCTAGCGGCAATGGAACCGCCTTTGGTACAAGTTTCGTTGAAGCTGCAGTTCACGCATTAAATGAGCGCATCGAACGTGATGCGGAATCCTTATTTTATATACGCACATTTCTTCGCAGTTCGCCTGAGCCGCTGCGATTAATTGATCCTAACTCGCTTCCGCCTGAATTAAAAAGTTTGTGGGATGAAACTAACGAACTGGCTATGGGGCAGCTAGTGGGTCTTGACATTACCAGCGACTTAGGTGTTCCAACATTCTGCATCATGTTTCCTCGCCCCGACGGCATTGGTAATTATCGAGGTTGTGGTTGTTCTCTATCGCGAGAATATGCGTTAGAGCGAGCTCTGCTGGAAGCGGTACAGGATTACCATATGTACCAAGAATTCGCATCTAAGTACCTTGAGGAGCAGGCGACATTTCTAAGAAGATTGGACGGATTCCCCAAATATCAAAAGTGCTTACAAGGAAGTATCGGGGAGCTAATTCGCCAGGGGCACTGGGAACTTACCGAGTTTGAAAACATAAAGAGCACGCAAGTTTCACGCTGCGTTGAGGACCACCTTAATGAGCTGCTGAAAAGGCTGGCAGGCAATGGTTTTCGAGCTTTTTACTCCGTTTCTTACAGTTCACCTAGCGGCTTGACTTGTCTCAATGTTTTGATACCTGGACTCGAATGTTTTCATCTTGTTAAGGTGGGCAACGCCATTCTACCAAACAAACGCGGTACAGCGGCGCTACACGTGAGTCGTCGTCCGTCTGGTCATCAGGCTGATTAG